The Pangasianodon hypophthalmus isolate fPanHyp1 chromosome 13, fPanHyp1.pri, whole genome shotgun sequence genome includes a window with the following:
- the hagh gene encoding hydroxyacylglutathione hydrolase, mitochondrial isoform X1, with the protein MRVKVISILEDNYMYLVIDEQSKEGIAVDPAVPHRLLEIVKREGVRLTAVLTTHHHWDHARGNEALLKDLPDLQVYGGDDRITGLTHKVTNGQELKFNKINVRCLFTPCHTSGHMCYFLWEDNCPDSPAVFTGDTLFVGGCGKFFEGTAEQMYHNLTKVLGTLPQDTKIFCGHEYTIKNLKFAMLVEPENERVKEKLSWARLITRQETTTTSRQCRQRYWRNLNTIHSSVSSRRVCRSLQGSQTLSRFYVCYEKRRTTSRSPKSAFPRMPCSLWNGVCLDQNSLKQSTGLLQYTLTMLKLVLLSIADVVPL; encoded by the exons ATGAGAGTGAAGGTTATTTCCATTTTGGAGGACAACTACATGTACTTGGTTATAGATGAGCAAAGTAAAGAAGGCATTGCTGTAGATCCTGCTGTACCTCACCGG CTGCTTGAGATAGTGAAAAGAGAAGGAGTGAGACTCACAGCAGTGTTAACTACACACCATCACTG GGACCATGCACGGGGCAATGAGGCTCTGCTAAAGGACCTCCCCGATTTACAAGTGTATGGAGGAGACGACCGCATCACAGGACTGACCCACAAAGTTACTAATGGCCAGGAGCTCAAG TTTAACAAGATAAATGTGAGATGCCTGTTCACACCTTGCCATACCTCTGGACACATGTGCTACTTCCTGTGGGAAGACAACTGCCCCGATTCCCCCGCAGTGTTCACTG GGGACACACTGTTTGTGGGTGGTTGTGGGAAATTCTTTGAGGGAACGGCAGAGCAGATGTACCACAACCTGACCAAGGTGCTAGGAACCCTGCCTCAGGACACA AAGATCTTCTGTGGTCACGAATACACAATAAAGAACCTGAAGTTTGCAATGCTGGTGGAACCAGAAAACGAGAGGGTGAAGGAGAAGCTTAGCTGGGCTCGG TTAATTACTAGGCAAGAGACGACGACGACAAGCCGACAGTGCCGTCAACGTTATTGGAGGAATTTGAATACAATCCATTCCTCCGTCTCTT CGAGGAGGGTGTGCAGAAGTTTACAGGGAAGTCAGACCCTATCGAGGTTCTACGTGTGCTACGAAAAGAGAAGGACAACTTCAAGAAGCCCAAAGAGCGCATTCCCCCGCATGCCATGCTCGCTCTGGAATGGGGTCTGCTTAGACCAAAACTCACTTAAACAAAGCACTGGACTACTGCAGTACACACTGACCATGCTGAAGCTAGTGCTACTGTCTATTGCTGACGTAGTGCCATTATGA
- the hagh gene encoding hydroxyacylglutathione hydrolase, mitochondrial isoform X2 — translation MRVKVISILEDNYMYLVIDEQSKEGIAVDPAVPHRLLEIVKREGVRLTAVLTTHHHWDHARGNEALLKDLPDLQVYGGDDRITGLTHKVTNGQELKFNKINVRCLFTPCHTSGHMCYFLWEDNCPDSPAVFTGDTLFVGGCGKFFEGTAEQMYHNLTKVLGTLPQDTKIFCGHEYTIKNLKFAMLVEPENERVKEKLSWARARDDDDKPTVPSTLLEEFEYNPFLRLFEEGVQKFTGKSDPIEVLRVLRKEKDNFKKPKERIPPHAMLALEWGLLRPKLT, via the exons ATGAGAGTGAAGGTTATTTCCATTTTGGAGGACAACTACATGTACTTGGTTATAGATGAGCAAAGTAAAGAAGGCATTGCTGTAGATCCTGCTGTACCTCACCGG CTGCTTGAGATAGTGAAAAGAGAAGGAGTGAGACTCACAGCAGTGTTAACTACACACCATCACTG GGACCATGCACGGGGCAATGAGGCTCTGCTAAAGGACCTCCCCGATTTACAAGTGTATGGAGGAGACGACCGCATCACAGGACTGACCCACAAAGTTACTAATGGCCAGGAGCTCAAG TTTAACAAGATAAATGTGAGATGCCTGTTCACACCTTGCCATACCTCTGGACACATGTGCTACTTCCTGTGGGAAGACAACTGCCCCGATTCCCCCGCAGTGTTCACTG GGGACACACTGTTTGTGGGTGGTTGTGGGAAATTCTTTGAGGGAACGGCAGAGCAGATGTACCACAACCTGACCAAGGTGCTAGGAACCCTGCCTCAGGACACA AAGATCTTCTGTGGTCACGAATACACAATAAAGAACCTGAAGTTTGCAATGCTGGTGGAACCAGAAAACGAGAGGGTGAAGGAGAAGCTTAGCTGGGCTCGG GCAAGAGACGACGACGACAAGCCGACAGTGCCGTCAACGTTATTGGAGGAATTTGAATACAATCCATTCCTCCGTCTCTT CGAGGAGGGTGTGCAGAAGTTTACAGGGAAGTCAGACCCTATCGAGGTTCTACGTGTGCTACGAAAAGAGAAGGACAACTTCAAGAAGCCCAAAGAGCGCATTCCCCCGCATGCCATGCTCGCTCTGGAATGGGGTCTGCTTAGACCAAAACTCACTTAA